From the Kiritimatiellia bacterium genome, the window GGGCGCTGATTCTCGCGCGAACGAACACCTACAGTGGCGGGACGATCGTCAGCAACGGCACGCTGACGGTGAAGATGCGCGACGCGCTCGGCACTGGCTCGTTGCGGTTGGTGGGCGGCACGCTCAACCTGAGTCTCGCCGGCTTCTACGAGGAGCATCTGGCGGGGTCCTTCAATCAGCACACGAACCCGCGCGCCGCCGTCGCGCTGGGCGCCTATGCGGGTGATCTCGAGCAGAACATGAGCAACCGGGCCATCTCGGAGCAGAGCACCTACGGTTATCAGGGGTTCATCATCAATCCGGGGCCGACCAATGTCGTCTACACGTTCGCGGAGAGCTTTGACGACAACGTCCGGCTGCGGATCATCGTCGGCGGGGTGACCAACGATGTGTTGAACAATACGGTGTACAACATTCCGAGCCTCGGCTCGATCGATCTGCCGCCGGGGATCCACCAGTTCGACCTGCGGCTGGGCAATGCCGCTTCGTCGGGTGGTGGCAACGCGAACCAGTGGTGGACGCGCTGGGATCTGGGCTTTGGCTGGGATCCGCAGGGGCGCGGCGCGCCAATGATGGAGTACTTCCAGCCGCTCCGGGCGCCAGAGGACGGCTCCCTCTTCATCGCCGACACGAACGGGTTTGCGTTGCCGAATGCGGTGTTCGTGGATGGCAACTCGACGATCAGCCTGATCGGGTCGCGGGATATTCCGATGGCGCTCGTCGGGCCGGTTTCGATCGGCTCGCACACGCTGGTGGTCACGAACAACATGCCGGGCTTCCTCGGACTCGGCGGCACGGTCACGATCTCCGGCACACCGACGGTGGTCGTCGCGCCGAACGTGAGCGTGGTGGTAACGCAGTCTGTCAATGGCGGTTTCACCGACGCGCTGACGAAGGATGGCCTCGGCCGGCTGGTGCTGCGGCAGCCCGCGCTCTACAACGGCCTCACCCGGGTCAAGGCGGGCACGCTCGAGCTGGCGAACCTTGGCGCGCTTGCGAGCGGAACGATCCAGATCGACAGCGGCGCGCAGATCGTCGCAACGGGGACGCTCTCGACGGTGGAGTTCGGCACCGGGCAGACGCTGAAGGGTGAGGGGAAGTTCGTCGGCGGGCTGATCATGGACAGCGGCTCGACGCTGTCGCCGGGTCTGAGCCCGGGCATCCTCACGATGATGGGCGATCTGACGCTCGACACCGGCTCGACGCTGGAGGTGGAGCTGAACGGGCTCACGGTCGGCACACAGTACGATCAACTGCTCTTCGCGGGCGGGTCGTGGTCGCTGACGCTGAACAATCCGACGCTGAACGTGTTGCTGGGCTTCACGCCGGTCTACGGCGACAGCTTCACGATCGTGCAGGGCTTCAGCGCGCTCTCGGGCACGTTCAACGGCCTGCCGGATGGTGCTCAGTTCACGGTGGGCACGACGTTGTTCGAGATTGACTACGACACGAGCAACATCACACTGACGGTCGTGCCGGAGCCCGCAACGCTGGGTCTGGTGGCGATGGTGGCCGCGGCGGTGCTGCTGCGCCGGCGGCTGCCGCGCTGAGCGGGCGGATAGGGTCCGCGGCAGGAAGCCCGCGCCCGAGCCTGCTGGCCGCACGGGAGGTGCGGCCGGGGTTAGGGTCCGAGACGAAGAAGACGGCGACGGGCCGCGCGGTTGCGCTTCAGTTTGCGACGGGCGCGAACGGAGCGCGCTGCGGCAGCGCGAAGGCGCGTTGCGTTGTCGTCCAGATCTGCGAGTTTCACCCTGCGAGCAACAGAATCACCCTCGAGCCGACGGATGTAGTCGAAGTACCGTTCGCGCGGACGCCGGGTGAGCAGGTCCACGCGGCGAACCACCGCGTCGGAGAAACCGAGCCGCCGGAGGTCGTCGAGCGCGAGCGGGGTGGTTTCGAGCACGTCGTGCAGCGCGGCGACGGTGCGGGCGAGGGCCCCGCGGACGCGTGCCATCACGCGGAGCGAATGGGCGAGCTTTGCG encodes:
- a CDS encoding GTP pyrophosphokinase, with product AKLAHSLRVMARVRGALARTVAALHDVLETTPLALDDLRRLGFSDAVVRRVDLLTRRPRERYFDYIRRLEGDSVARRVKLADLDDNATRLRAAAARSVRARRKLKRNRAARRRLLRLGP